Proteins from a single region of Crassaminicella profunda:
- a CDS encoding sigma 54-interacting transcriptional regulator has product MFENKSYIRQFADLMTEGFIFIDHQGKIQVYNEKAKEIFGIRYHQGIGHGKGKINPGDIVIIGDNCLGKDDGGLTPKDLIYIGIDDRKVNIKDAFIGIGVYKNKEIIPLYKNQRFQEKPDTFTLETNFQNIRIRIQINFFMKFIEIAIEKQSFKMNYMNAIGHMVVIDGLTKKVKFYQAEGYTARGEGITNLLLGKSFRAKGENVEQLDVFGKDLFEIHEEGDTIKEFYQVAKGVNISYKDKFTEINGYPTLCTLVPISIDGKRVGAALKVEDLSMLKKVIKERDEALFQIEQMERMIQEDKNSKDLFSEILGESDAINHVKKLAYKASKSNSTVLLLGESGTGKSMLAKAIHGASKYKDKPFIHVNCGAIPEHLLESELFGYEKGAFTGASVQGKVGLFEAASGGTIFLDEIGETNPFIQVKLLKVLQNKTFFRVGGTKEVSVDVRVIAATNKNLEEEMHKGKFREDLYYRINVFSIWIPPLRDRKEDIYFLAQAMIPKICNRMELEEKNISAKALYFLMEYDWPGNIRELENVLERAVNISEEHRIDEFSLSLKIETKKIDRDENMIRPLKESVHGAEEKAIRKALKYYQNDKIKAMKALKIGKTSFYEKIKKYKIK; this is encoded by the coding sequence ATGTTTGAAAATAAAAGTTATATAAGGCAATTTGCAGATTTAATGACAGAGGGCTTTATCTTTATAGATCATCAAGGGAAAATACAAGTATATAATGAAAAAGCGAAGGAAATATTTGGGATTCGTTACCATCAAGGGATTGGACATGGTAAGGGGAAAATAAACCCTGGAGATATTGTTATTATTGGAGACAATTGTCTAGGGAAAGATGATGGAGGACTTACTCCAAAGGATTTAATCTATATAGGAATTGATGATCGCAAGGTGAATATAAAAGATGCATTTATAGGAATAGGTGTATATAAAAATAAAGAAATTATACCTCTTTATAAAAATCAAAGATTTCAAGAAAAACCAGATACTTTTACTTTAGAGACAAATTTTCAAAATATTAGAATTCGTATACAGATAAATTTTTTTATGAAATTTATAGAGATTGCTATAGAGAAGCAATCTTTTAAAATGAATTATATGAATGCCATAGGGCATATGGTCGTTATTGATGGGTTAACAAAGAAAGTGAAATTTTACCAAGCAGAAGGATATACGGCAAGAGGAGAAGGGATTACTAATTTACTATTAGGGAAATCCTTTAGAGCAAAGGGAGAAAATGTGGAACAATTAGATGTATTTGGTAAAGACTTATTTGAAATTCATGAAGAAGGAGATACCATAAAAGAATTTTATCAAGTAGCAAAGGGAGTGAATATAAGCTATAAAGATAAATTTACAGAAATTAATGGATATCCTACCCTTTGTACATTGGTACCTATAAGCATAGATGGTAAAAGAGTGGGGGCAGCCTTAAAAGTAGAAGATTTATCTATGCTCAAAAAAGTAATAAAAGAGAGAGATGAAGCTCTTTTTCAAATTGAACAAATGGAAAGAATGATACAGGAAGATAAAAATAGCAAAGATTTATTCTCAGAAATATTAGGAGAAAGTGATGCAATCAATCATGTGAAAAAGCTGGCGTATAAAGCATCTAAATCAAACTCAACTGTATTGTTATTGGGAGAAAGTGGTACAGGAAAAAGCATGCTTGCAAAAGCCATACATGGGGCAAGTAAATATAAAGATAAGCCTTTTATACATGTGAATTGTGGTGCTATTCCAGAACATCTTTTAGAGAGTGAATTATTTGGATATGAAAAAGGTGCTTTTACAGGTGCTAGTGTCCAAGGAAAAGTAGGACTTTTTGAAGCAGCCTCTGGGGGAACGATTTTTTTAGATGAGATTGGGGAAACAAATCCTTTCATACAAGTAAAATTATTAAAGGTGCTACAAAATAAAACTTTTTTTCGAGTTGGAGGAACAAAAGAAGTTTCTGTTGATGTGAGAGTTATTGCAGCTACCAATAAAAATTTAGAAGAAGAGATGCATAAAGGGAAATTTCGAGAGGATTTATATTATCGTATTAATGTTTTTTCTATTTGGATTCCCCCCTTAAGGGACAGGAAAGAGGATATATATTTTTTAGCTCAAGCAATGATTCCTAAAATATGTAATAGAATGGAATTAGAAGAAAAAAATATTTCTGCTAAAGCTTTGTATTTTCTAATGGAATATGATTGGCCTGGTAATATTAGAGAACTTGAAAATGTTTTGGAAAGAGCAGTAAACATTTCAGAAGAGCATAGGATAGATGAATTTTCCTTATCTTTAAAAATAGAAACAAAAAAAATAGATAGAGATGAGAATATGATTAGACCTTTAAAAGAATCTGTACATGGGGCAGAAGAAAAGGCCATAAGAAAAGCATTAAAATATTATCAAAATGATAAAATAAAAGCAATGAAAGCATTAAAAATTGGAAAAACAAGCTTTTATGAAAAAATAAAAAAATATAAAATAAAGTAG
- a CDS encoding TIGR03905 family TSCPD domain-containing protein, with translation MYVYKTAGVCAKEISFSVENNMLKEVKFHGGCPGNTLGLSILLEGMSVDEAIQKLTGIRCGNKSTSCPDQLSKALMSLKKEIA, from the coding sequence ATGTATGTTTATAAGACAGCTGGTGTTTGTGCAAAAGAAATCTCTTTTTCTGTAGAAAATAATATGCTCAAAGAGGTTAAATTTCATGGAGGATGTCCTGGAAATACACTAGGATTAAGTATTCTTCTTGAAGGAATGTCTGTAGATGAAGCCATCCAAAAGTTAACAGGTATTAGATGTGGAAACAAGTCCACTTCTTGCCCAGATCAGTTATCAAAAGCTTTAATGTCCCTAAAAAAAGAAATTGCATAA
- a CDS encoding bifunctional folylpolyglutamate synthase/dihydrofolate synthase, with protein sequence MDYNKALNYIHGTYKFGSKLGLENITELLKLMGNPHEKLKVIHVAGTNGKGSTSSFIASVLKGAGYKVGLYTSPYLEEFTERIRVNGKNIPKEDLGEVTGFVKEKVEKMVSRGMNHPTEFEIVTAIGFEYFKRQKVDFLVLEVGLGGRFDASNVVKNPLVSVITPIDFDHTDYLGDTLGKIAYEKAGIIKENGFVVSFPQQIEAMKVIEEVCSKKNGKLIKAPIDSIEILKQDDWGQSFCVKYGNEKIENITISMLGEHQIQNATVALTALYILEKEHGVMISRNALYEGFKENIWPGRLEIMQRNPLVLIDGAHNPQGMRALSKVLKKLFYDKNIILGIGILGDKDASMLDEIVPFAKKMVLTQPNNPRAMSVENLEEILKKYKKTIVKKENIKEAVQEALSLADSEDVVVFAGSLYMIGEVRTILKNKR encoded by the coding sequence ATGGACTATAATAAAGCTTTAAACTATATTCATGGTACATACAAATTTGGAAGCAAATTAGGACTTGAGAACATTACAGAGCTATTAAAATTAATGGGAAATCCTCATGAAAAGCTCAAAGTAATTCATGTAGCGGGAACAAATGGAAAAGGTTCTACGTCTTCTTTTATAGCTTCAGTACTAAAGGGGGCTGGTTATAAAGTAGGACTTTATACATCTCCCTATCTTGAAGAATTCACAGAAAGAATACGTGTGAATGGGAAGAATATTCCAAAAGAAGATTTAGGAGAAGTCACTGGTTTTGTAAAGGAAAAAGTAGAGAAAATGGTTTCAAGGGGAATGAATCATCCTACTGAATTTGAAATTGTTACCGCAATAGGTTTTGAATATTTTAAAAGGCAAAAGGTAGATTTTTTAGTATTAGAAGTAGGCTTAGGAGGAAGGTTCGATGCTTCAAATGTAGTGAAAAATCCGTTAGTATCTGTTATTACTCCAATCGATTTTGATCATACAGATTACTTAGGAGATACCTTAGGAAAAATTGCTTATGAAAAGGCTGGGATTATTAAAGAAAATGGCTTTGTAGTATCTTTTCCACAACAAATAGAAGCTATGAAGGTTATTGAAGAAGTATGTAGCAAGAAGAATGGAAAATTAATAAAAGCACCTATTGATTCTATTGAAATTTTAAAGCAAGATGATTGGGGACAGTCATTCTGTGTAAAGTATGGAAATGAAAAAATAGAAAATATAACCATATCCATGCTTGGAGAACATCAAATTCAAAATGCTACAGTAGCACTTACTGCTCTTTATATATTAGAAAAGGAACATGGAGTGATGATTTCTAGGAATGCTTTATATGAGGGATTCAAAGAAAATATTTGGCCTGGAAGACTTGAAATTATGCAAAGAAACCCTCTTGTACTCATAGATGGTGCTCATAATCCTCAAGGAATGAGAGCTTTATCAAAAGTATTAAAAAAACTTTTTTATGATAAAAATATTATTTTAGGAATAGGAATTTTGGGGGATAAAGATGCATCTATGTTAGATGAAATTGTGCCATTTGCAAAAAAGATGGTTCTTACACAGCCCAATAATCCAAGAGCTATGTCTGTAGAAAACCTAGAAGAAATCCTTAAAAAATATAAAAAAACCATTGTTAAAAAAGAAAATATTAAAGAAGCAGTTCAAGAAGCTTTATCTTTAGCTGATAGTGAGGATGTAGTTGTTTTTGCAGGTTCTTTATATATGATCGGAGAAGTAAGGACAATACTAAAAAATAAAAGATGA